One stretch of Podospora pseudoanserina strain CBS 124.78 chromosome 4, whole genome shotgun sequence DNA includes these proteins:
- a CDS encoding hypothetical protein (EggNog:ENOG503P5UZ), whose protein sequence is MPSSKGKPTDPQLREELKEEIKQEPNKSGDGKGQWAAWKGMKLAKEYEKAGGGYENEPGSKNEPKSGTPVAKSEKKKNEEMEE, encoded by the exons ATGCCAAGCAGCAAAGGAAAACCCACAGACCCACAGCTTCGAGAGGAACTCAAGGAAG AAATCAAGCAAGAACCCAATAAATCCGGCGATGGAAAGGGACAGTGGGCAGCATGGAAAGGGATGAAACTGGCTAAAGAGTACGAAAAGGCAGGCGGTGGGTATGAAAATGAGCCTGGCTCCAAAAATGAGCCCAAGTCTGGGACGCCAGTTGCGAAaagtgagaagaagaagaacgaaGAGATGGAAGAGTAA
- a CDS encoding hypothetical protein (EggNog:ENOG503P0RS; COG:S): MAKFQILSDLHLEVSPAEQFAEHGYSAFHVEPRAPYLALLGDIGLITQRDALRKFLLIQLGKFKVVFFVAGNHEPYSSSWEEVNLFLEEMSVLVEQRRKEGEKLGDFVPLDRTRYDIKGEEGEVVTVLGCTLHSYVASKYKDEVTRKLNDFYRIKGWTVKDHNKAHEADKDWLNKEVKKIEKEDAKEGKKRKVVIFTHHSPTTDRRANDAQHERVKGWEAVASAFRTDLSREKCWRSDRVKLWAFGHTHFNCDFSVDGKRVCTNQKGYGFVASKGMSPGFDPERVVEV, translated from the coding sequence atggccAAATTCCAAATCCTGTCCGACTTGCACCTGGAGGTCTCACCCGCCGAGCAATTCGCAGAGCATGGCTATTCTGCCTTCCACGTTGAACCCCGCGCGCCTTACCTCGCCCTGCTCGGCGACATCGGCCTGATAACCCAACGCGATGCTTTGAGGAAGTTCCTTCTTATCCAACTTGGCAAGTTCAAAGTTGTGTTTTTTGTTGCGGGAAATCACGAGCCATATTCCTCCtcttgggaggaggttaatttgtttttggaggagatgtcgGTTTTGGtggagcagaggaggaaagaaggggagaagcTGGGAGACTTTGTCCCGCTTGATAGGACGAGATATGATATcaagggtgaggaaggggaggttgtgaCTGTGCTGGGGTGTACCCTCCACTCTTATGTGGCATCCAAGTACAAGGACGAGGTGACGAGAAAGTTGAATGACTTTTATAGGATCAAAGGGTGGACCGTGAAGGACCATAATAAAGCGCACGAGGCAGATAAAGACTGGCTTAATAaagaggtgaagaagattgagaaggaggacgcgaaggaggggaagaaaaggaaggtgGTTATTTTCACTCATCACAGCCCAACGACGGATCGGAGGGCTAATGATGCTCAGCATGAGCGTGTGAAGGGATGGGAGGCAGTGGCGAGTGCGTTTAGGACGGACCTGAGCCGTGAGAAGTGTTGGAGGAGTGACAGGGTGAAGCTCTGGGCGTTTGGGCATACGCATTTTAACTGTGATTTTTCGGTAGATGGGAAGAGAGTGTGTACGAACCAAAAGGGGTACGGTTTCGTTGCCAGTAAAGGCATGTCGCCAGGCTTCGACCCTGagagggttgtggaggtCTGA